From Triticum aestivum cultivar Chinese Spring chromosome 4A, IWGSC CS RefSeq v2.1, whole genome shotgun sequence, a single genomic window includes:
- the LOC123087332 gene encoding non-specific lipid transfer protein GPI-anchored 5 — protein sequence MARRRSSGGISSALSLGLAVMAVTWATSTAQQQQQQQPPAVPSVSVPSCPPVQASLSPCVSYFIGNSSSPSDTCCVQMRALFQSQAPCLCAAVSAVPSQLGSVVGGLLPTACNLPPNACSAVTGTSGSAPAGGAAAPSSSGTPTDAAAAAPVTGPADANPAGTPSGGGVKSVPGTVDSAAVECKGTSAAVVVLAMAASFLVAASVF from the exons ATGGCCCGACGCCGGAGCAGCGGCGGCATCTCGTCCGCGCTGAGCCTGGGGCTCGCCGTGATGGCCGTCACATGGGCGACGTCCacggcgcagcagcagcagcagcagcaaccgccGGCCGTGCCAAGCGTGAGCGTGCCGAGCTGCCCGCCGGTGCAGGCCTCGCTGTCGCCGTGCGTGAGCTACTTCATCGGCAACTCCTCGTCGCCGTCCGACACGTGCTGCGTCCAGATGCGGGCCCTGTTCCAGTCGCAGGCGCCCTGCCTCTGCGCCGCCGTGTCCGCCGTGCCGTCCCAGCTCGGGTCCGTGGTCGGCGGCCTGCTCCCCACCGCCTGCAACCTGCCCCCCAACGCCTGCTCCG CTGTGACAGGGACCTCGGGCTCTGCTCCGGCCGGTGGCGCAGCGGCGCCGTCGTCGTCAGGGACACCTactgatgctgctgccgccgcgccGGTGACCGGTCCGGCTGATGCGAACCCGGCTGGTACGCCTTCCGGTGGTGGGGTGAAGTCGGTTCCGGGGACGGTTGATTCGGCTGCCGTTGAGTGCAAGGGTACCTCCGCTGCCGTCGTCGTCCTGGCCATGGCTGCCTCGTTCCTAGTAGCTGCTTCTGTTTTCTGA
- the LOC123083973 gene encoding non-specific lipid transfer protein GPI-anchored 15-like codes for MARRRSSGGISSALSLGLAVMAVTWATSTAQQQQQQPPAVPSVSVPSCPPVQASLSPCVSYFIGNSSSPSDTCCVQMRAMFQSQAPCLCAAVSAVPSQLGSVVGGLLPTACNLPPNACSGTCMLPARCSYM; via the coding sequence ATGGCCCGACGCCGGAGCAGCGGCGGCATCTCGTCCGCGCTGAGCCTGGGGCTCGCCGTGATGGCCGTCACATGGGCGACGTCCacggcgcagcagcagcagcagcaaccgccGGCCGTGCCAAGCGTGAGCGTGCCGAGCTGCCCGCCGGTGCAGGCCTCGCTGTCGCCGTGCGTGAGCTACTTCATCGGCAACTCCTCGTCGCCGTCCGACACGTGCTGCGTCCAGATGCGGGCCATGTTCCAGTCGCAGGCGCCCTGCCTCTGCGCCGCCGTGTCCGCCGTGCCGTCCCAGCTCGGGTCCGTGGTCGGCGGCCTGCTCCCCACCGCCTGCAACCTGCCCCCCAACGCCTGCTCCGGTACGTGCATGCTGCCAGCGAGATGCTCCTACATGTAG